From Kineosporia succinea, the proteins below share one genomic window:
- a CDS encoding glycosyltransferase, producing the protein MTPEAFAVVVPAQDEAELVGDCLDSVVTAVRGAGVPVAVVLVAHRCSDDTEAVARRQLSRLSGRSEGRVLRLGHGTVATARSAGNMAALHLLAAYGVPFDRTWLLSTDADSRVPADWLRQYGRWAATGAHAVAGHVRVSGWEDGESAVSRTAREAYNHLLRTTGPHVYAANLGVRADAYLEAGGWPDQVPGEEHALLAALRERGRHSVSAPEIVVGTSGRQAARAAGGLGELLGRLASAQSTPAGTFARAVPRQALRSQP; encoded by the coding sequence ATGACCCCGGAGGCCTTCGCGGTCGTCGTCCCGGCCCAGGACGAGGCCGAACTGGTCGGCGACTGCCTCGACTCCGTCGTCACCGCGGTTCGCGGAGCGGGCGTTCCGGTGGCCGTCGTCCTGGTCGCCCACCGTTGTTCCGACGACACCGAAGCGGTTGCCCGGCGGCAGTTGTCACGTCTGTCCGGTCGTTCCGAGGGCCGGGTGCTGAGGCTCGGGCACGGCACCGTCGCCACCGCCCGGTCGGCCGGCAACATGGCCGCGCTGCACCTGCTCGCCGCCTACGGCGTGCCGTTCGACCGCACCTGGCTGCTGTCGACCGACGCCGACAGCCGGGTGCCCGCCGACTGGCTGCGGCAGTACGGCCGGTGGGCCGCCACCGGGGCGCACGCGGTGGCCGGGCACGTGCGGGTCTCGGGCTGGGAGGACGGCGAGAGCGCGGTGTCCCGCACTGCCCGGGAGGCCTACAACCACCTGCTGCGCACCACCGGCCCGCACGTCTACGCGGCCAACCTGGGAGTGCGGGCGGACGCGTACCTGGAGGCGGGCGGCTGGCCCGACCAGGTGCCGGGCGAGGAGCACGCGCTGCTCGCGGCCCTGCGGGAACGGGGACGGCACAGCGTCTCCGCCCCGGAGATCGTGGTCGGCACCAGTGGCCGGCAGGCCGCCCGGGCCGCCGGTGGCCTGGGTGAACTCCTGGGGCGGCTGGCATCGGCCCAGTCCACCCCGGCCGGCACTTTCGCCCGGGCCGTCCCCCGTCAGGCACTACGCTCGCAGCCATGA
- a CDS encoding class I SAM-dependent DNA methyltransferase: protein MRETDFEQRYRDDIDPWGYRDSWYEQRKYRITLACLPRERYRLAWEPACSIGVLSRMLATRADQVHASDLSPTAVAGARSGDVPENVAWSVHQLPAQPDLPGSPDLVVLSEILYYLDDSDRENTLRLAWDMLEPGGDLIVVHWRSSSHDTHLSGDDTHVQLRARPGWRHLITHHDEEFVLDVFRKP, encoded by the coding sequence GTGAGAGAAACCGATTTCGAGCAGCGCTACCGGGACGACATCGATCCCTGGGGATACCGCGATTCCTGGTACGAGCAGCGCAAGTACCGGATCACCCTGGCCTGCCTCCCCCGCGAGCGCTACCGCCTGGCCTGGGAACCTGCCTGTTCCATCGGCGTCCTCAGCCGGATGCTGGCCACCCGGGCCGATCAGGTGCACGCCTCCGACCTCAGCCCCACCGCGGTCGCCGGGGCCCGCTCGGGCGACGTCCCCGAGAACGTGGCCTGGAGCGTCCACCAACTGCCCGCGCAACCGGACCTGCCCGGCTCTCCCGACCTCGTCGTCCTCTCCGAGATCCTCTACTACCTCGACGATTCCGACCGCGAGAACACCCTGCGGCTGGCCTGGGACATGCTGGAGCCGGGGGGCGACCTGATCGTCGTGCACTGGCGTTCCTCGTCGCACGACACCCACCTCAGCGGCGACGACACCCACGTCCAGCTCCGGGCCCGGCCGGGATGGCGTCACCTGATCACCCACCACGACGAGGAATTCGTGCTCGACGTGTTCAGGAAGCCATGA
- a CDS encoding DUF4132 domain-containing protein, with translation MSWTKTASGHEVALDEGVLRCRNSSGRLLKSVPASLKDDPVVVQLRQVAEWLTRHEASCLAQVETWMVRSLPVPLGLLTEVWPDESWQRALRDLVVRSSAGGELGLLRAVDAEKGIGLVTLEGDTVFVPAPEVEIPHPVLLADLDELREFVTDLGVEQTVSQLFREITPRPSGLRPRDTSLSDFSGGAFGELRFLTGRANSLGYAVRGGYASLRVWEGGRPLDARYWLGSDAPEGPAWTGELGWVDEASRPVPLTEVGPVAWSEGARMAARIFAGRTTEDEAA, from the coding sequence GTGAGTTGGACGAAGACCGCGAGTGGGCACGAAGTCGCTCTGGACGAGGGCGTTCTGCGGTGCCGCAACAGCTCGGGCCGCCTGCTGAAGAGCGTTCCCGCGTCACTGAAAGACGACCCGGTGGTGGTGCAGCTGCGCCAGGTCGCCGAATGGCTCACCCGGCACGAGGCCAGTTGCCTCGCCCAGGTCGAGACCTGGATGGTCCGTTCGCTGCCGGTGCCGCTCGGCCTGCTCACCGAGGTCTGGCCCGACGAGTCCTGGCAGCGGGCCCTGCGCGACCTCGTGGTGCGGTCGTCGGCGGGCGGTGAGCTCGGCCTGCTGCGCGCGGTCGACGCCGAGAAGGGCATCGGGCTGGTCACTCTCGAGGGTGACACGGTGTTCGTGCCCGCCCCCGAGGTGGAGATCCCGCACCCGGTGCTGCTGGCCGACCTCGACGAGCTGCGCGAGTTCGTCACCGACCTGGGTGTCGAGCAGACCGTCTCGCAGCTGTTCCGCGAGATCACGCCGCGCCCGTCCGGCCTGCGCCCGCGTGACACCTCGCTGAGCGACTTCTCCGGCGGCGCGTTCGGCGAGCTGAGGTTCCTCACCGGCCGGGCCAACTCACTGGGATACGCGGTGCGCGGTGGCTACGCCTCGCTGCGCGTCTGGGAGGGCGGGCGCCCGCTCGACGCCCGTTACTGGCTCGGGTCCGACGCCCCCGAGGGCCCGGCCTGGACCGGTGAGCTCGGCTGGGTCGACGAGGCGTCGCGCCCGGTCCCGCTCACCGAGGTCGGGCCGGTGGCCTGGTCCGAGGGCGCTCGCATGGCGGCCCGCATCTTCGCGGGCCGCACCACCGAAGACGAGGCGGCATGA
- a CDS encoding RibD family protein, which produces MSLDDLVGRSEWAAVNARGRPFVVYKFAATLDGRIAAADGTSQWITGAASRAEVHLLRAGCDATVVGSGTQRADDPNLAVRGNDDPRLDLSAVVAKGQPYRVVVDTNARTPFGARVLDDSAPTIVAVAPDARADHLAGAEVVRIPRAAPGLSVPALLEALYARGIRGVFLEGGPTLAGSFIAARLVDRVINYVAPALLGSGKSGLLDAGIGTMADILRLELLDVARSGPDLRLVARPA; this is translated from the coding sequence ATGTCCCTGGACGACCTGGTCGGCCGCAGTGAGTGGGCGGCGGTGAACGCCCGGGGCCGTCCGTTCGTGGTGTACAAGTTCGCCGCCACGCTCGACGGCCGCATCGCCGCGGCCGACGGCACCAGTCAGTGGATCACCGGTGCGGCCAGCCGGGCCGAGGTGCACCTGCTGCGGGCCGGCTGTGACGCGACGGTGGTCGGCTCGGGCACCCAGCGGGCCGACGACCCGAACCTGGCCGTGCGGGGCAACGACGATCCCCGGCTCGACCTGTCGGCCGTGGTGGCGAAGGGGCAGCCGTACCGGGTCGTGGTCGACACCAATGCCCGGACTCCTTTCGGGGCCAGGGTTCTCGACGACTCGGCGCCGACCATCGTGGCGGTGGCGCCGGACGCCCGGGCCGACCATCTGGCGGGGGCCGAGGTGGTGCGGATTCCGCGTGCAGCGCCGGGACTCTCGGTGCCGGCGCTGCTGGAGGCCCTGTACGCGCGGGGTATTCGCGGCGTGTTCCTCGAGGGCGGGCCCACGCTGGCCGGGTCGTTCATCGCGGCCCGGCTGGTCGACCGGGTGATCAACTACGTGGCCCCGGCGCTGCTCGGCTCGGGCAAGAGCGGGCTTCTCGACGCCGGGATCGGCACCATGGCCGACATCCTGCGGCTGGAGCTGCTCGACGTGGCCCGCTCCGGGCCGGACCTGCGGCTGGTGGCGCGGCCCGCCTAG
- a CDS encoding PIG-L deacetylase family protein produces MTDQLPAPVEVTAPGLPPGLWRPKLEAAPSPRLLPVVAGQPVTMIAPHPDDESLGAGGLLHRLSAAGCSLTVAIVTDGAAGYPSANPAQRQELVRTRRRETWAAIRELGRHGAQPVFLDIPDGEATEHEQEITQRLADLLPDGGLVLAPWPDDPHPDHQAVGRAARIAAARAGLELWQYPIWMRHSMRPDDARVDDSTLSVVCLSTAERQAKRRAIQAHVSQIRSPFTGYGPVLPDHVLELFADGLEPFFIPRNPQLP; encoded by the coding sequence GTGACCGATCAGCTGCCCGCCCCGGTCGAGGTCACCGCCCCGGGGCTGCCTCCCGGTCTGTGGCGCCCCAAACTCGAGGCCGCCCCGTCACCCCGCCTGCTGCCGGTCGTGGCCGGGCAGCCGGTGACCATGATCGCCCCGCACCCCGACGACGAGTCGCTGGGTGCGGGTGGCCTGCTGCACCGCCTCAGCGCCGCGGGCTGCTCGCTCACCGTCGCGATCGTGACCGACGGCGCCGCCGGCTACCCCTCGGCCAACCCGGCCCAGCGCCAGGAGCTCGTGCGCACCCGGCGCCGCGAGACCTGGGCCGCGATCCGCGAACTCGGCCGCCACGGCGCCCAGCCGGTGTTTCTCGACATCCCCGACGGCGAGGCCACCGAGCACGAGCAGGAGATCACGCAGCGCCTGGCCGACCTGCTGCCCGACGGCGGGCTGGTGCTCGCCCCCTGGCCCGACGACCCGCACCCCGACCACCAGGCGGTGGGCCGCGCCGCCCGGATCGCCGCGGCCCGGGCCGGTCTCGAGCTGTGGCAGTACCCGATCTGGATGCGCCACTCGATGCGCCCCGACGACGCCCGCGTCGACGACAGCACGCTCAGCGTGGTCTGCCTGTCCACCGCCGAGCGCCAGGCCAAGCGCCGCGCGATCCAGGCGCACGTCAGCCAGATCCGTTCCCCCTTCACCGGTTACGGCCCGGTGCTGCCCGACCACGTGCTCGAGCTGTTCGCCGACGGCCTGGAACCGTTCTTCATCCCGAGGAATCCGCAACTTCCGTGA
- a CDS encoding response regulator produces MTRILVVDDEPQMIRVLRINLLARQYEVVTAGTGQGALDSAREDRPDIVVLDLGLPDLDGVEVIRRLRSWTRVPVIVLSGRADSHDKVHALDAGADDYVTKPFSVDELLARIRVVTRRQGDAGDAPGEVRIGDHTVDLATHTIEPEDVHLTRTEWQLLAAVVTEPGKLLSQRYLLEKVWGPTYRAETQNVRQYMAQLRRKLEKDPTRPVHLLTEPGMGYRFQP; encoded by the coding sequence ATGACCCGGATCCTGGTGGTGGACGACGAGCCCCAGATGATCCGGGTGCTGCGGATCAACCTGCTGGCCCGGCAGTACGAGGTGGTCACGGCCGGCACCGGGCAGGGTGCGCTGGACTCCGCCCGCGAGGACCGGCCCGACATCGTGGTGCTCGACCTGGGCCTGCCCGACCTGGACGGCGTGGAGGTGATCCGGCGGCTGCGGTCGTGGACGCGGGTGCCGGTGATCGTGCTGTCCGGCCGGGCCGACAGCCACGACAAGGTGCACGCGCTCGACGCGGGGGCCGACGACTACGTGACCAAGCCGTTCAGCGTGGACGAGCTGCTGGCCCGGATCCGGGTGGTGACGCGGCGGCAGGGCGACGCCGGGGACGCGCCGGGCGAGGTGCGGATCGGCGACCACACGGTCGATCTGGCGACGCACACGATCGAGCCGGAGGACGTGCATCTGACCCGCACCGAGTGGCAGCTGCTGGCGGCGGTGGTGACCGAACCGGGCAAGCTGCTGAGCCAGCGGTACCTGCTGGAGAAGGTCTGGGGGCCGACCTACCGGGCCGAGACGCAGAACGTGCGGCAATACATGGCGCAGCTGCGGCGCAAGCTGGAGAAGGACCCGACCCGGCCGGTGCACCTGCTGACCGAGCCGGGGATGGGATACCGGTTCCAGCCCTGA
- a CDS encoding sensor histidine kinase codes for MTVAGQLRVHLGAAPGVGKTYKMLEEGHRRRERGTDVVVGYVETHGREQTEAMVAGLEVLPRRTVSYRGATFTEMDVGAVLQRGAEVVLVDELAHTNVPGSRNAKRWQDIEELLDAGMTVLTTVNVQHLESINDVVRQITGVPQRETVPDEVVRRAEAIELVDMAPEAIRRRMAHGNIYRPEKIDAALGNYFRVGNLTALRELALLWLADKVDDELSSYRAAQGISETWEARERVVVALTGGPEGETLIRRAARLASRSRGADLLAVHVARNDGLSSSGGSHAHLVAQRTLVEDLGGTYHQVVGNDVPKALLDFARGVNATELVLGVSRRSRFSALLSPGVGTTTANGSGPIDVHLVTHGEVARGRATAKGENALSRDRRLAGLFVATVGTAALTALLIRLRDRVSLDSDVLLYLAAVVIVALVGGLWPALVAVVLGTFLLNFFFAPPLHGVTIASGENVLALVVFLVVAMAVSATVDRAARRTREAAAARAEAETLSTLAGSVLRGAEPLPALLTQLRETFQFGGATLLQLRPDAAPSPDRQHDPDAWRVVASVGRPLGAPGEGDAEVRVGEEVSLVLCGHPLAAEDRRVVQAFAHQAVVAMRQQQLSEEAAAAGPLAEVDRMRTALLSAVSHDLRTPLASAKAAVGGLRAPGVTFSAGDREELLASVEESLDRLTRLVDNLLDMSRLQAGALGVHPQPTSIAETVSMALDELGPDGRDVEVHLPEEFLEVTGDPVLIERVLVNLLRNAVRHSPPGSPPMIVVGAHAGEVETRVIDRGPGIPAQMWDDVFLPFQRLGDRDNGTGVGLGLALSRGLAEAMGGSLTPDTTPGGGLTMILTLVQVPS; via the coding sequence ATGACAGTGGCCGGTCAGCTGCGGGTGCACCTGGGGGCGGCTCCTGGTGTGGGTAAGACGTACAAGATGCTCGAGGAGGGCCACCGGCGCCGGGAGCGGGGTACGGACGTGGTGGTCGGGTACGTCGAGACTCATGGCCGGGAGCAGACCGAGGCGATGGTCGCCGGTCTGGAGGTGCTTCCGCGGCGGACGGTCTCGTACCGGGGTGCGACGTTCACCGAGATGGATGTGGGGGCGGTGCTGCAGCGGGGGGCGGAGGTGGTGCTGGTCGATGAGCTGGCGCACACGAATGTGCCGGGCTCGCGCAACGCCAAGCGCTGGCAGGACATCGAAGAGCTGCTGGATGCCGGGATGACGGTGCTGACGACGGTGAATGTGCAGCATCTGGAGTCGATCAACGATGTGGTGCGGCAGATCACCGGGGTGCCGCAGCGTGAGACGGTGCCGGACGAGGTGGTGCGCCGGGCCGAGGCGATCGAGTTGGTGGACATGGCGCCGGAGGCGATCCGGCGGCGGATGGCGCACGGCAACATCTACCGGCCGGAGAAGATCGACGCGGCGCTGGGGAATTATTTCCGGGTGGGGAACCTGACGGCGCTGCGGGAGCTGGCGTTGTTGTGGCTGGCCGACAAGGTCGACGACGAGTTGTCCAGTTATCGTGCCGCGCAGGGGATCTCGGAGACCTGGGAGGCGCGGGAGCGGGTCGTGGTGGCGCTGACGGGTGGGCCGGAGGGGGAGACGCTGATCCGGCGGGCGGCCCGGCTGGCCAGCCGCTCTCGGGGGGCTGATCTGCTGGCGGTGCACGTGGCCCGCAATGACGGGCTGAGCAGCAGTGGGGGTTCGCACGCGCATCTGGTGGCGCAGCGCACGCTCGTCGAAGACCTCGGCGGCACCTACCACCAGGTGGTCGGCAACGACGTGCCGAAGGCCCTGCTCGACTTCGCCCGGGGCGTCAACGCCACCGAGCTGGTGCTGGGAGTGTCGCGGCGCAGCCGGTTCTCGGCCCTGCTGTCGCCCGGGGTGGGCACCACCACCGCGAACGGTTCCGGCCCCATCGACGTGCACCTGGTCACCCACGGGGAGGTGGCCCGGGGGCGCGCGACGGCGAAGGGTGAGAACGCGCTGAGCCGCGACCGCCGGCTCGCCGGCCTGTTCGTCGCGACCGTCGGGACGGCCGCGCTGACCGCGCTGCTGATCCGGTTGCGCGACCGCGTCTCGCTGGACAGCGACGTCCTGCTCTACCTGGCCGCGGTGGTGATCGTGGCCCTGGTCGGAGGGCTGTGGCCGGCCCTGGTCGCCGTGGTCCTGGGAACGTTCCTGCTCAACTTCTTCTTCGCCCCGCCGCTGCACGGGGTGACCATCGCCTCCGGCGAGAACGTGCTCGCGCTGGTGGTCTTCCTGGTGGTCGCGATGGCGGTGAGCGCGACGGTCGACCGGGCCGCACGGCGCACCCGGGAGGCGGCGGCCGCGCGGGCCGAGGCCGAGACGCTGTCCACGCTGGCCGGGAGCGTGCTGCGAGGTGCCGAGCCGCTGCCCGCGCTGCTCACCCAGCTGCGCGAGACCTTCCAGTTCGGCGGCGCCACGCTGCTGCAGCTCCGGCCGGACGCGGCGCCCAGCCCCGACCGTCAGCACGATCCGGACGCCTGGCGGGTGGTGGCGTCGGTGGGCCGGCCGCTGGGCGCTCCCGGCGAGGGGGACGCCGAGGTCCGGGTCGGCGAGGAGGTGTCGCTGGTGCTGTGCGGGCACCCGCTGGCGGCCGAGGACCGGCGCGTGGTACAGGCTTTCGCCCACCAGGCGGTGGTCGCGATGCGGCAGCAGCAGCTCAGTGAGGAGGCTGCCGCGGCCGGCCCGCTGGCCGAGGTGGACCGCATGCGCACGGCCCTGCTGTCGGCGGTCAGTCACGATCTGAGGACGCCTCTCGCGTCGGCGAAGGCGGCGGTCGGGGGCCTGCGCGCCCCGGGCGTGACCTTCAGCGCCGGTGACCGGGAGGAGCTGCTGGCCAGCGTCGAGGAGTCGCTCGACCGGCTCACCCGGCTGGTCGACAACCTGCTCGACATGAGCCGGCTGCAGGCCGGGGCGCTGGGCGTGCACCCGCAGCCGACGAGCATCGCCGAGACCGTGTCGATGGCGCTCGACGAGCTCGGGCCCGACGGCCGGGACGTCGAGGTACACCTCCCGGAGGAGTTCCTGGAGGTGACCGGGGACCCGGTGCTGATCGAGCGGGTGCTCGTGAACCTGCTGCGCAACGCGGTGCGGCACAGCCCGCCCGGCAGTCCCCCGATGATCGTGGTCGGCGCGCACGCCGGTGAGGTCGAGACCCGGGTGATCGACCGCGGGCCGGGCATTCCCGCGCAGATGTGGGACGACGTCTTCCTCCCCTTCCAGCGGCTCGGCGACCGGGACAACGGCACCGGCGTCGGGCTCGGCCTGGCCCTGTCCCGTGGCCTGGCCGAGGCGATGGGTGGGAGCCTGACCCCCGACACCACTCCCGGCGGAGGCCTGACCATGATCTTGACCCTCGTGCAGGTGCCGTCATGA
- a CDS encoding geranylgeranyl reductase family protein, with protein MGGNGNQQDDRTGYDVVVVGAGPAGSSAAAAAARMGARTLIVDRASFPRYKTCGGGLIGVSLAELEGLDLPRVPVRQEIARASFTALGQRPANRSSRRRLLSLVDRSEFDAALLDHAASLGAQVRSGVTVTAVTQDVDGALLSTSVGPIRARYVVGADGSASRIARHVGVTLGQVDLGLEYELRATEQHRRTWAGRIHMDWGPIPGSYGWVFPKGDTITVGVIARRGTSDEARSYLRNFTEQQGLADAEVLHESGHLTRCRTTDSPLGQGPVLVAGDAAGLLEPWTREGISFALRSGRIAGECAGKAAGPTGMPPSTGDFSRLVRDYTMRVNQELEPEMEAGRVFLQAFERHPSVMHALLTRTPLGWREFQRLTRGQTNVARVLRYAPARWLLRGLSGMPVTRPA; from the coding sequence ATGGGCGGCAACGGTAACCAGCAGGACGACAGAACCGGGTACGACGTCGTCGTGGTCGGGGCCGGCCCGGCCGGCAGCAGTGCCGCGGCCGCGGCGGCCCGGATGGGTGCCCGCACCCTGATCGTCGACCGGGCCTCGTTCCCCCGGTACAAGACCTGCGGCGGCGGCCTGATCGGCGTCAGCCTGGCCGAGCTCGAGGGCCTCGACCTGCCGCGAGTACCGGTACGGCAGGAGATCGCCCGGGCCTCGTTCACCGCCCTCGGCCAGCGCCCGGCGAACCGCAGTTCGCGCCGCCGCCTGCTGAGCCTGGTCGACCGCAGCGAGTTCGACGCCGCCCTGCTCGACCACGCCGCCTCCCTGGGGGCACAGGTGCGCTCGGGCGTCACCGTGACCGCCGTGACCCAGGACGTCGACGGCGCCCTGCTCTCCACCTCGGTCGGGCCGATCCGCGCCCGCTACGTGGTCGGCGCCGACGGCAGCGCCAGCCGCATCGCCCGGCACGTGGGCGTCACGCTCGGGCAGGTCGACCTCGGCCTGGAGTACGAGCTGCGGGCCACCGAGCAGCACCGGCGCACCTGGGCCGGGCGCATCCACATGGACTGGGGCCCGATCCCCGGCTCCTACGGCTGGGTGTTCCCGAAGGGCGACACGATCACCGTCGGGGTCATCGCCCGGCGCGGCACCTCCGACGAAGCCCGTTCGTACCTCCGGAATTTCACCGAGCAGCAGGGTCTGGCCGACGCCGAGGTGCTGCACGAGTCCGGCCACCTGACCCGCTGCCGCACCACCGACTCCCCGCTCGGGCAGGGCCCGGTACTGGTCGCCGGCGACGCCGCCGGACTACTGGAACCCTGGACCCGCGAGGGCATCTCGTTCGCCCTGCGCTCCGGGAGGATCGCCGGCGAGTGCGCCGGAAAGGCCGCCGGCCCGACCGGGATGCCGCCCAGCACGGGCGATTTCAGCCGCCTGGTGCGCGATTACACGATGCGCGTCAACCAGGAGCTGGAACCGGAGATGGAGGCGGGCCGGGTGTTTCTGCAGGCTTTCGAGCGACACCCGTCGGTCATGCACGCCCTGCTGACCCGTACCCCGCTGGGATGGCGCGAGTTCCAGCGCCTCACCCGCGGCCAGACCAACGTGGCCCGGGTGCTGCGTTACGCCCCGGCCCGGTGGCTGCTGCGCGGCCTGAGCGGAATGCCGGTGACCCGCCCGGCCTGA
- a CDS encoding aminoglycoside phosphotransferase family protein codes for MNPAETSPGLDRPALDPAEITTTVNAACRILGLDPRDHTVLKFTNNAVLRLPRAGVVIRIAGSAAVGERARRVVHVARLLERHGVPAVRLAQPDDQPMMVRGHEVTLWHDVRPVRDAEPADLAVLLKAVHAVPLATPAAPVVPARRGRSRRRPSVPGQNTGPIPVQSPSPAASLVRWEPVAGIRRRIASAGPLALEDLAFLQAETDAVAEQLAALKELEPLLPPGLIHGDSFLGNVIVGENGPVLCDFDSTCWGPREWDLTPIAVGALRFDYGGDPASRFVLAYGHDVQNWPGFPVLRRLRELQLVTSVLPVLAANPGLRPQWRFRVDSLRRGDASARWSTYGQVSV; via the coding sequence GTGAACCCGGCCGAGACCAGTCCCGGGCTCGACCGTCCCGCACTGGATCCGGCAGAGATCACCACCACGGTGAATGCTGCCTGCCGGATTCTGGGCCTCGACCCCCGCGACCACACCGTTCTCAAGTTCACCAACAACGCGGTGCTGCGCCTGCCCCGGGCCGGCGTGGTGATCCGGATCGCCGGGTCCGCGGCCGTGGGCGAGCGGGCCCGGCGGGTGGTGCACGTCGCCCGGCTGCTCGAGCGGCACGGGGTGCCCGCCGTGCGCCTGGCCCAGCCCGACGACCAGCCGATGATGGTCCGCGGGCACGAGGTCACGCTCTGGCACGACGTCCGCCCGGTGCGCGACGCCGAGCCCGCCGACCTCGCGGTGCTGCTGAAGGCGGTGCACGCGGTGCCCCTCGCGACCCCGGCCGCCCCGGTGGTGCCGGCCCGTCGCGGTCGCAGCCGCCGGCGTCCCTCGGTGCCCGGGCAGAACACCGGGCCCATCCCGGTGCAGTCACCCTCGCCCGCGGCCTCCCTGGTGCGCTGGGAACCGGTCGCCGGGATCCGCCGGCGCATCGCCTCGGCCGGGCCGCTGGCCCTCGAAGACCTGGCCTTCCTGCAGGCCGAGACCGACGCGGTGGCCGAGCAGCTCGCGGCGCTCAAGGAGCTGGAGCCGCTGCTGCCGCCCGGCCTGATCCACGGCGACTCGTTCCTCGGCAACGTCATCGTGGGCGAGAACGGGCCGGTGCTGTGCGATTTCGACTCCACCTGCTGGGGGCCGCGCGAGTGGGACCTGACGCCGATCGCGGTCGGGGCCCTGCGCTTCGACTACGGCGGCGACCCGGCCTCCCGGTTCGTCCTCGCCTACGGGCACGACGTGCAGAACTGGCCCGGGTTCCCGGTGCTGCGCCGGCTGCGTGAGCTGCAGCTGGTCACCAGCGTGCTGCCGGTGCTGGCGGCCAATCCGGGGTTGCGGCCGCAGTGGCGCTTCCGGGTCGACAGCCTCCGTCGAGGAGACGCGTCGGCGCGGTGGAGTACCTACGGTCAGGTCTCGGTCTGA
- a CDS encoding helix-turn-helix domain-containing protein: protein MNVEPRSPLPADEVWERLDMRRALAARDLGTVFRLLQKHGTSQRTIAALTGMSSSEVYEVLRGRRVMAYEVLCRVADGFGVPRGYLGLAYDTDTATWLDANLVPAQTRTDHEDDARGHALLAYAAEVTVGTAGELSPEWASVPAAATPLPGQVGPEDVEQAEAVTAQLRHLDYRFGGGACRDAVSAHARWVDKLCELPSRPATQTRLWIAAADVHNLAGWTAFDVGLYTVAGRHLALALDFARQAGLPSLTANVLYRAGRVYLHRKRVSEALRFFQLGQLAAQDSGSRRTVAMLCANIAWTYAEMGDEAQAIIHLNRASDEFSRAEDTDSEPWVQFFAELDVMALDGMTKLAMARTNEAHAGPARLALERSVAERTDVMARSLAFEQGALATACLLTHDSQAALEFGELALGQAHRLRSRRVTDRLAPLRDLSLGLADRGPAGDAVRDLGRRIEQVLVS, encoded by the coding sequence ATGAACGTGGAACCACGAAGTCCACTGCCCGCCGACGAGGTCTGGGAGCGCCTGGACATGCGCCGCGCTCTCGCGGCCCGCGATCTGGGCACGGTCTTCCGGCTGCTCCAGAAGCACGGTACTTCTCAGCGAACCATCGCGGCCCTCACCGGGATGTCGTCGTCCGAGGTGTACGAGGTGCTGCGGGGTCGCCGGGTGATGGCCTACGAGGTGCTCTGCCGGGTCGCCGACGGCTTCGGCGTCCCGCGCGGATACCTCGGGCTGGCCTACGACACTGACACGGCGACCTGGCTCGACGCCAACCTGGTGCCGGCCCAGACCCGCACCGACCATGAAGACGACGCGCGGGGCCACGCCCTCCTGGCCTACGCCGCCGAGGTCACGGTCGGCACGGCCGGTGAGCTGTCGCCGGAGTGGGCGTCGGTGCCGGCCGCCGCCACCCCGCTGCCCGGCCAGGTCGGGCCCGAGGACGTGGAACAGGCTGAGGCGGTCACGGCGCAACTGCGTCACCTCGACTACCGGTTCGGGGGCGGAGCCTGTCGCGACGCGGTGTCGGCGCACGCCCGCTGGGTCGACAAGCTGTGCGAGCTGCCGTCCCGGCCGGCCACCCAGACCCGCCTGTGGATCGCGGCCGCCGACGTGCACAACCTGGCCGGGTGGACGGCATTCGACGTCGGTCTCTACACCGTGGCCGGGCGGCACCTGGCCCTCGCGCTCGACTTCGCCCGGCAGGCCGGCCTGCCCTCGCTCACGGCCAACGTGCTCTACCGCGCCGGGCGGGTCTACCTGCACCGCAAGCGGGTGAGCGAGGCCCTGCGCTTCTTCCAGCTGGGCCAGCTCGCCGCGCAGGACTCCGGCTCCCGCCGCACCGTGGCCATGCTCTGCGCCAACATCGCCTGGACCTACGCCGAGATGGGAGACGAGGCCCAGGCCATCATCCACCTGAACCGGGCCTCCGACGAGTTCTCCCGGGCGGAGGACACCGACAGCGAGCCCTGGGTGCAGTTCTTCGCGGAGCTCGACGTGATGGCGCTCGACGGCATGACCAAGCTGGCGATGGCCCGCACCAACGAGGCCCACGCCGGGCCCGCGCGGCTGGCGCTCGAGCGCAGCGTGGCCGAGCGCACCGACGTGATGGCCCGCAGCCTCGCCTTCGAGCAGGGCGCACTGGCCACGGCCTGCCTGCTCACGCACGACAGCCAGGCCGCCCTGGAGTTCGGGGAGCTCGCCCTGGGGCAGGCGCACCGGCTGCGTTCGCGCCGGGTCACCGACCGGCTGGCCCCGCTGCGCGACCTGTCGCTCGGCCTCGCCGACCGCGGTCCCGCGGGCGACGCCGTGCGCGACCTGGGGCGGCGGATCGAGCAGGTTCTCGTCTCGTGA